The Streptomyces sp. RKND-216 genomic sequence GCCGGGCGCGCTCGGCTACCTGGTGTACCGCTCGGCCTCGGTCGACGGCCCGTACGAACCGCTCGACCACCTGGGCGGCGACGTGCTGGCCGTGCCGCACCCGCCGTACGCGGACACCCTGGCCGAAGCAGGCCGCGGCCACTGGTACAAGGTCGCCTCCTGGACCGACGCCGGCCCCGGCCCGATGACCGAGAACCCCGTGTCCGGCTGCCCCGTCGCGCCCGGCACCGCCCCCGCGCGGGTGACCGTCACCGCCAACGCCGCCACCCCCACCGAGCCGCTGCCCAGGGTGTGGAACCGGATGATCGGCGCCGAGCACCTGTCGATGCTCACCTGGCCGGAAGGCCCCGGCCCCGGCGGCTCCGACGTCGCCGCCGAGTACGCCCAGGCGCTCGGCATCGTCCGCGACGAACTGGGCGTCCGCACGGTCCGCGCGCACGGCACGTTCCTGCCGGAGTGCGTCCAGGTGCGCGAGGACGGCTCGTTCGACTTCTCCGGTCTGGACGAGGTGTACGACCGCTTCCTGGCCACCGGCCTCAAGCCGGTCGTCGAACTCTCCTTCATGCCCGCCGAGCTGGCAGCGGAACCGGACTACACCGTTTTCGAGTACCGGGGCATCGCCTCCGTCCCGCGCAACTGGGAGCGCTGGGCTGCGCTCTGCGGCGACCTCACCCGGCACCTGCGCGAACGGTACGGCGCCGACGAGGTGGCGACCTGGGAGTTCGAGGTCTGGAACGAGGCCAACCTGGAGGTGTTCTGGAACGGCACGCAGGAGCAGTACCACCTGCTGTACGAGAAGGCCGTGCGCGCCATCAAGGCCGTCGACCCGCGCATCCCCGTCGGCGGCCCCTCCTCGGCGGCGGCCGGCTGGGTCGGCCCACTGCTGGAGTACTGCCGCGAGCACGACGTGCCGATCGACTTCGTCTCCACTCACACCTACGGCAACGCCCCGCTCGACTTCCGCCCGCAGACCCGGTCGTTCGCCGAGGCCACCGGCAAGCCGGAACCGGAGATCCTGTGGACCGAATGGGGCGTCACCCCCACCCACTTCCACCGGGTCAGCGACTCCGTCTTCGCCGCACCCTTCGTGCTGCGCGGCATGAAGAGCGCGCTGGCCTCCACCGACTGCCTGGCCTACTGGGTGGCCACCGACCACTTCGAGGAGCTGGGCCGCCCACCGAGGCTCTTCCACGGCGGCTTCGGCCTGCTGACGGTCGGCAACCTGCGCAAGCCGCGCTTCTGGGCCCTCGACCTGCTGAACCGGCTCGCCGGCGGCCGGATGCCGGTGGACGTCGCGGGCGACGGCGCCGGAGCGTTGACCGAGGCCCTCGCCACCCGCGCCGACGACACCTCCACGGTCGACGTCCTGGTGTGGAACGGCACCCTGGACCAGTCGAAGATCGACGGCGCCCGCGCACTGGACCGCACGGCGACGGTGCGCGTCACGGGACTCGCGCCGGGCGCCTCGTACGCGGTGGGCGTACGGGCGGTGGACCAGCAGCACGGCAACCTCAAGGCCGTGTGGGACGAGCTGAACGAGACCGGCGCCGACTGGCCCGACGAGCGGCAGTGGACGCGGCTGCGGGAGGCCGACCGGCTGCCCGAGGAGTCGCTGCCCGCCGTGTCGGCCGACGGCGACGGCACGGTCGAGGTGACCGTCGGCCTGCCGATGCCCGGCATCCGGGCACTGCGCCTGACCCGGGCCTGAGCCCGGCATGAGGCACCCCGCATGACGTCCGGGGCCCGGCCCTGACACCGGGCCCCGGTCTCCCCTCCCCCTCACCCCGCACACCGAAGGAGTCGCACACCGTGGAACGACGTACCTTCCTCGGCGCCGGAGCGGGCGCCACGGCGGCGCTCGCGCTGGCCGCCCCCGTCGCAGCGAGCAGCGCCCCCGCCGTCCCCGCAGGGGCACCGCGCCGCCGGGACACCGAGGCGCTGCTGCGCCGCTGGTTCCGGGACACCTACCGGTCCCTGGACGCCATGTACACCGACTTCGGTCTCACCACCGACAAGATCGACGTGAGCGGCGACGCGCCGGTGCAGAGCCCCAACACCTCGCCCACCAACATCGGCTGCGGCCTGTGGGCCACGGTCGCCGCCGCCCGCCTCGGCGTCGTCGACGGGGACGCGATGCGCCGCCGCCTGAGGCGCACGGTCGCCGCCGTGGAGCGGCTGGAACGCGCCCACGGCTTCTGGCTCAACTGGTACGACGCGCACACCGGCGAGGTGCTCACCGAGTGGCCGGAGACCGGCGACCCGGTCCGCCCGTTCCTGTCGTCGGTGGACAACGCCTGGCTGGTCACCGGGCTGCGCATCGCCGCCGACGCCGACCCGGCCCTGCGGCCGCGCGTCCGGGCTCTGCTGGCCGACGCGGACTGGTCGTTCTACTACACGCCCTTCGACGCCGACGACCCGGTGCAGCACCCGGGCCAGCTCAAGGGCGGCTACTGGACCGACGACGACACCTACACCGGCCACTGGTACGGCGCGCTCAACACCGAGCCCCGCATGGCCAGTTACCTCGGCATCGCCGACGGCACGGTGCCCGGCGAGCACTACTGGCACGTCTTCCGCACCCTGCTGCCCGGCATGGGCCAGGAGCAGGAGCCGGCCGGCGAGTGGGCGGAGGTCGACGGCTTCCGCGTGTGGCGCGGCCACTACACCTACCGCGGGAAGAAGATCGTGCCGTCCTGGGGCGGGTCGATGTTCGAGGCGCTGATGGTGCCGCTGTTCGTGCCCGAGGGCGAGTGGTCGCCGCGCTCGTGGGGCGTCAACCACCGGCGGCACGTGTGGAGTCAGATCGAGCACGGGCTGCGCGAGGAGGAATACGGCTACTGGGGCTTCTCCCCCGCCAACGTCCCGGCCGGCGGGTACAGCGAATACGGGGTCGACGCTGTCGGCATGCAGACGGAGGGCTACACCTCCA encodes the following:
- a CDS encoding glycoside hydrolase, giving the protein MTEKNARLDWEQRIGLPSDRPLTGTADLPAPTGLRSQDGTGHVLLDWQPVPGALGYLVYRSASVDGPYEPLDHLGGDVLAVPHPPYADTLAEAGRGHWYKVASWTDAGPGPMTENPVSGCPVAPGTAPARVTVTANAATPTEPLPRVWNRMIGAEHLSMLTWPEGPGPGGSDVAAEYAQALGIVRDELGVRTVRAHGTFLPECVQVREDGSFDFSGLDEVYDRFLATGLKPVVELSFMPAELAAEPDYTVFEYRGIASVPRNWERWAALCGDLTRHLRERYGADEVATWEFEVWNEANLEVFWNGTQEQYHLLYEKAVRAIKAVDPRIPVGGPSSAAAGWVGPLLEYCREHDVPIDFVSTHTYGNAPLDFRPQTRSFAEATGKPEPEILWTEWGVTPTHFHRVSDSVFAAPFVLRGMKSALASTDCLAYWVATDHFEELGRPPRLFHGGFGLLTVGNLRKPRFWALDLLNRLAGGRMPVDVAGDGAGALTEALATRADDTSTVDVLVWNGTLDQSKIDGARALDRTATVRVTGLAPGASYAVGVRAVDQQHGNLKAVWDELNETGADWPDERQWTRLREADRLPEESLPAVSADGDGTVEVTVGLPMPGIRALRLTRA
- a CDS encoding glucoamylase family protein, yielding MERRTFLGAGAGATAALALAAPVAASSAPAVPAGAPRRRDTEALLRRWFRDTYRSLDAMYTDFGLTTDKIDVSGDAPVQSPNTSPTNIGCGLWATVAAARLGVVDGDAMRRRLRRTVAAVERLERAHGFWLNWYDAHTGEVLTEWPETGDPVRPFLSSVDNAWLVTGLRIAADADPALRPRVRALLADADWSFYYTPFDADDPVQHPGQLKGGYWTDDDTYTGHWYGALNTEPRMASYLGIADGTVPGEHYWHVFRTLLPGMGQEQEPAGEWAEVDGFRVWRGHYTYRGKKIVPSWGGSMFEALMVPLFVPEGEWSPRSWGVNHRRHVWSQIEHGLREEEYGYWGFSPANVPAGGYSEYGVDAVGMQTEGYTSKGVVTPHASFLAMPFARGHAVSNLLRIERDFGAYHDGLGFRDSVDVRDGTVSGAMLALDQGMIAAALAQVLRPGTLQRPFRRGGFARRVRPLLRREDFGIA